Proteins encoded by one window of Rutidosis leptorrhynchoides isolate AG116_Rl617_1_P2 chromosome 7, CSIRO_AGI_Rlap_v1, whole genome shotgun sequence:
- the LOC139859747 gene encoding uncharacterized protein has translation MDLLRFYVFFVFSFISKLEFNDPLYLHPSDTSGAPLITQKLKGTENYNVWSCALKLALQTKNKLGFIDGSHARFEYEDDDVLLGQWDRCNSVVLTWILMSLSEDVYNGQIFSKTAESVGTELKETYDKIDASVTFKLYQNINSCSQAGQPLSDYYHKLNAVWRQFDDKIKIDDLVSANKSFQEHNQFLKLMQFLMSLDDVYVPIRSQILISDPVLNVKTAFSIISRDESHSNTSNNNSGYNNKKKYRNPSLKCTNCNMLGHTVDRCFELIGYPHGYIKKKPFNQGSPRFNSNNCATDKNGSSGSSVQLTSNQIMKLLSLVNEKPSSNHLDVNMSGNFTNNNVFFNTNFDKFFCANSSKNNNMVSKGWIIDSGANQHMVSSSQNLSNVVNVSDLNLSVNHPIGTNAKNFQMGNLELSNNIKLYDVLVIPQYCVSLLSVNKLIKDSNLVVSFDINKCYIQDLLQK, from the exons ATGGATTTGTTGCGGTTTTATGTGTTTTTTGTTTTCTCTTTT ATTAGCAAACTTGAATTTAATGATCCTTTATATTTACATCCTAGTGACACTTCTGGTGCACCATTAATTACACAGAAATTGAAAGGAACTGAAAATTATAATGTGTGGTCCTGTGCTTTGAAACTtgcattacaaactaaaaataagctAGGATTTATTGATGGTTCACATGCTAGGTTtgaatatgaagatgatgatgttcttCTTGGTCAATGGGATAGATGTAATTCTGTTGTGCTTACTTGGATATTAATGTCATTATCTGAAGATGTTTATAATGGACAAATTTTCTCTAAGACTGCTGAATCTGTTGGGACTGAGTTAAAAGAAACCTATGATAAGATTGATGCTTCTGTTACTTTTAAACTATATCAAAATATTAATTCTTGTAGTCAAGCTGGCCAACCTTTGTCTGATTATTATCATAAGTTGAATGCTGTGTGGAGACAGTTTGATgacaagattaaaattgatgatttagtgTCTGCTAATAAATCTTTTCAAGAACATAATCAATTTTTGAAACTCATGCAGTTCTTAATGAGTCTAGATGATGTGTATGTGCCTATTAGGAGTCAAATTCTTATATCTGATCCTGTTCTTAATGTTAAAACCGCTTTCTCTATTATTTCTAGAGATGAGTCTCATAG CAATACTAGCAACAATAATAGTGGTTACAATAACAAGAAGAAATACAGAAATCCATCTTTAAAGTGTACTAACTGCAATATGCTAGGTCATACTGTTGATAGGTGTTTTGAACTTATTGGTTATCCACATGGATATATTAAAAAAAAACCTTTTAATCAAGGGTCACCTAGATTTAATAGTAATAACTGTGCTACTGATAAAAATGGTAGTTCTGGCTCTTCTGTTCAGTTAACCAGTAATCAAATTATGAAGTTGCTTAGCTTGGTAAATGAGAAACCTTCTTCAAATCACCTGGATGTTAACATGTCAGGTAATTTCACAAATAATAATGTTTTCTTTAACACAAATTTTGATAAATTCTTTTGTGCTAATAGTTCAAAAAACAATAATATGGTTTCTAAGGGGTGGATAATTGATTCTGGTGCAAACCAACATATGGTTTCTTCTTCTCAAAATTTAAGCAATGTTGTTAATGTATCTGATTTAAATTTGTCTGTTAATCATCCTATTGGTACTAATGCCAAGAATTTTCAAATGGGAAATTTAGAACTTTCCAATAATATTAAGCTGTATGATGTTCTGGTTATTCCTCAATACTGTGTTAGCCTGTTATCTGTTAACAAATTAATAAAAGATAGTAATTTAGTTGTGAGTTTTGACATTAATAAATGCTATATTCAGGATTTGCTTCAAAAATGA